Proteins co-encoded in one Microbacterium hydrocarbonoxydans genomic window:
- the purM gene encoding phosphoribosylformylglycinamidine cyclo-ligase — MAASPTNPYSEAGVDTAAGDLAVELMKSSVRATHGPEVLGGVGGFAGLFDASALRDFRRPLLATSTDGVGTKVAIAQAIDKHDTIGQDLVGMVVDDIVVVGAKPLFMTDYIACGKVFPQRIADIVRGIAEACSATGTALVGGETAEHPGLLGPRDYDVAGAATGVVEADGILGADRVQDGDVVLGIESSGLHSNGYSLVRHIVTNAGIAYADNAADFGTTWGEALLEPTRLYTLPLLRLIEQLGGGVHSLSHVTGGGIAANLARVLPQGTWAEVDRSTWSPSPVFRVLSDIAGSTLESAEGTWNLGIGFLAVVAADKKDAAIAALAAEGMPAWQVATVGFGARPAGEFEQGAKGVDGGAVRLVGAYADGAK, encoded by the coding sequence GTGGCTGCCTCCCCCACCAATCCCTATTCCGAAGCCGGCGTCGATACCGCTGCAGGCGATCTCGCCGTCGAGCTGATGAAGTCCTCCGTGCGCGCGACGCACGGTCCTGAAGTGCTGGGCGGTGTCGGCGGGTTCGCCGGGCTGTTCGATGCGAGTGCACTGCGCGACTTCCGTCGCCCGCTGCTCGCGACCAGCACCGACGGCGTCGGCACGAAGGTCGCCATCGCGCAGGCCATCGACAAGCACGACACGATCGGTCAGGACCTCGTCGGCATGGTCGTCGACGACATCGTGGTGGTCGGCGCGAAGCCGCTCTTCATGACCGACTACATCGCGTGCGGCAAGGTCTTCCCCCAGCGCATCGCCGACATCGTGCGTGGTATCGCCGAAGCCTGCTCCGCCACCGGCACCGCGCTGGTCGGCGGCGAGACGGCCGAGCACCCGGGTCTGCTCGGTCCGCGCGACTACGACGTGGCGGGAGCTGCGACCGGGGTCGTCGAGGCCGACGGCATCCTCGGTGCCGACCGCGTGCAGGACGGCGACGTCGTGCTCGGGATCGAATCGAGCGGTCTGCACTCCAACGGCTACTCGCTCGTGCGTCACATCGTGACGAACGCCGGCATCGCCTACGCCGACAACGCCGCCGACTTCGGCACGACCTGGGGCGAGGCGCTCCTCGAGCCGACGCGCCTGTACACGCTTCCGCTGCTGCGTCTGATCGAGCAGCTCGGCGGCGGCGTCCACTCGCTCAGCCATGTCACCGGCGGCGGTATCGCCGCGAACCTCGCACGCGTGCTTCCGCAGGGGACCTGGGCAGAGGTCGATCGCAGCACCTGGTCGCCGAGTCCGGTCTTCCGCGTGCTCAGCGACATCGCGGGATCCACGCTCGAATCCGCCGAGGGCACCTGGAACCTCGGCATCGGATTCCTCGCGGTCGTCGCGGCTGACAAGAAGGATGCCGCGATCGCGGCGCTCGCCGCCGAGGGGATGCCCGCATGGCAGGTCGCGACGGTGGGCTTCGGTGCACGTCCGGCCGGAGAGTTCGAACAGGGCGCCAAGGGCGTCGATGGTGGAGCAGTGCGCCTGGTCGGCGCCTACGCGGACGGAGCGAAGTAA
- a CDS encoding universal stress protein yields MTENTSTHSDEAAQNATLQKAVIVGMQPGQSAHVIHEAARFARLLRVPLVVAHVDVTRFVTYEDPDGYVHSAPIDLNLDAGAAEFETVQAEAAAALDGTGITWTARQLVGDPALAIKQLANKVDAQLIVVGTRKRGIGESIREFFTGSVAARLAHRQHRSVLVVPLGEPVPDTEPEIWTE; encoded by the coding sequence ATGACCGAGAACACCTCCACGCACTCCGACGAGGCTGCTCAGAACGCCACGTTGCAGAAAGCCGTGATCGTCGGGATGCAGCCGGGGCAGTCCGCGCACGTCATCCACGAGGCGGCGCGCTTCGCCCGGCTCCTGCGCGTGCCGCTCGTGGTCGCTCACGTCGACGTCACGCGCTTCGTGACGTATGAGGATCCCGACGGATACGTGCATTCGGCGCCCATCGATCTCAACCTCGACGCGGGCGCTGCCGAGTTCGAGACCGTGCAGGCAGAGGCGGCAGCCGCACTCGACGGCACGGGAATCACCTGGACGGCCCGCCAGCTCGTGGGCGATCCCGCTCTCGCGATCAAGCAGCTCGCGAACAAGGTCGACGCACAGCTCATCGTCGTGGGAACCCGCAAGCGCGGCATCGGAGAGTCGATCCGCGAGTTCTTCACCGGATCGGTCGCAGCCCGACTTGCGCACCGCCAGCATCGCTCGGTGCTCGTCGTTCCGCTCGGCGAGCCGGTGCCCGACACCGAACCCGAGATCTGGACCGAGTAG
- a CDS encoding MFS transporter → MGGGVADIVTSSAQPLWRGRALALIGIVLVAFSLRSAVASLSPVIDHVAEDFPVSSVVVGLIGAAPPVCFAVFGLLTPLFERRFGLERVAVVAIGLIAAGLLLRSLAGDSTALLAATAVVFAGVGSGNVLLPPLVKKYFPDRLGLMMTVYSTTMAVSTFVPPLVAVPIADSAGWRVSLGLWGVFAAIALVPWVAMLLTSRADASAASARVESPASREDEHHDAASVATGPISTSRPSPRVFGRLWRLPLAWSIALVFGASSTVAYVSFSWLPTIMIDVGGVSPANAGLLLSLFGLMGLPCSLLVPILIVRFQATRPVFFIAIACGLTGLAGFLFLPTVAMPLWVVLFGLSPALFPLALVLLSIRARTPESAVALSGFVQSVGYAVAAAFPLLIGLIHDLTDSWQIPLWVLVGVLVAVIPAGWVAGRRRTIEEDWERRHGRW, encoded by the coding sequence GTGGGTGGAGGGGTCGCAGACATCGTGACCTCGAGTGCGCAACCGCTCTGGCGGGGGCGTGCTCTCGCCCTGATCGGGATCGTGCTGGTCGCCTTCTCGCTGCGATCTGCGGTGGCATCGCTGTCTCCGGTGATCGATCATGTCGCCGAGGACTTCCCCGTGTCGTCGGTCGTGGTCGGCCTGATCGGCGCGGCGCCGCCGGTGTGCTTCGCGGTGTTCGGCCTGCTCACGCCGCTGTTCGAGCGGCGGTTCGGGCTCGAGCGCGTCGCGGTGGTGGCGATCGGCCTGATCGCGGCGGGCCTGCTGCTGCGCAGCCTCGCCGGCGACTCGACCGCGCTGCTCGCCGCGACCGCGGTGGTCTTCGCGGGCGTCGGATCGGGCAACGTGCTGCTGCCGCCGCTGGTCAAGAAGTACTTCCCCGATCGCCTCGGGCTGATGATGACCGTCTACTCGACCACCATGGCGGTGTCGACGTTCGTGCCGCCGCTGGTCGCGGTGCCCATCGCCGACTCTGCGGGGTGGCGGGTCTCGCTGGGACTGTGGGGGGTCTTCGCCGCGATCGCCCTGGTGCCGTGGGTCGCGATGCTGCTGACCAGCAGAGCGGATGCCTCCGCCGCCTCGGCGCGCGTCGAGTCGCCCGCCTCGCGCGAGGACGAACACCACGACGCCGCGTCCGTCGCGACCGGGCCGATCTCGACGAGTCGCCCGAGTCCCCGCGTGTTCGGGCGCCTCTGGCGCCTCCCGCTGGCCTGGTCGATCGCTCTCGTGTTCGGCGCGTCGTCGACCGTGGCGTATGTGTCGTTCTCCTGGCTCCCCACCATCATGATCGACGTGGGCGGGGTCTCCCCGGCGAACGCCGGTCTGCTGCTGTCTCTGTTCGGTCTGATGGGGCTGCCGTGCTCACTGCTCGTGCCGATCCTGATCGTGCGATTCCAGGCGACCCGTCCGGTGTTCTTCATCGCGATCGCCTGCGGTCTGACCGGTCTCGCCGGATTCCTCTTCCTGCCGACCGTGGCGATGCCCCTGTGGGTGGTGCTGTTCGGACTCTCGCCGGCGCTGTTCCCGCTCGCGCTGGTGCTCCTCAGCATCCGCGCCCGCACTCCCGAGAGCGCCGTCGCTCTGAGCGGATTCGTGCAGAGCGTCGGCTATGCGGTCGCCGCGGCCTTCCCCCTGCTGATCGGGCTGATCCACGACCTCACGGACAGCTGGCAGATCCCCCTGTGGGTGCTCGTCGGCGTGCTGGTCGCTGTGATCCCCGCAGGGTGGGTAGCCGGGCGCCGACGCACGATCGAAGAGGACTGGGAGCGCCGGCACGGTCGCTGGTGA
- a CDS encoding DUF3073 domain-containing protein — protein sequence MGRGRQKAKHTKIARELKSFSPSVNYSALERELAHPSDSEDAYVDKWADEYADEDEDELEKA from the coding sequence ATGGGCCGTGGCCGTCAAAAGGCGAAACACACCAAGATCGCCCGCGAACTGAAGTCATTCAGTCCGTCGGTGAACTACTCGGCGCTCGAGCGCGAGCTCGCGCACCCGAGTGACTCGGAAGACGCATACGTCGACAAGTGGGCAGACGAGTATGCCGACGAAGACGAGGACGAACTCGAAAAGGCCTGA
- a CDS encoding glycogen/starch/alpha-glucan phosphorylase has product MIAPPSTADEFAKRFLHNLNFDRGVALSASSANDRYLALAHTVRDYLMARWLEDVRHQKEVQAKGVCYLSAEYLLGRQLDNNLLAADLTEVAAEALASCGVSLDELRAHEVEPGLGNGGLGRLAACFIDSLATMAVPSIGYGIRYEYGIFRQTFVDGRQVEQPDAWLALGSPWEFARPEDAQTIAFGGHTEKYDDEGVTRSRWVPAWNVQAVPYNYMVPGFQNGRVNTLRLWSAVATSAFDLRIFNSGDYEEAVRAQTYAENISKVLYPEDSTPQGKELRLQQQYFFVAASIHDFLDNMLADGFDLANLPDRVIFQLNDTHPVIAVPEFMRVLIDEKHLEWDAAWAITQRCFAYTCHTLLPEALEVWPVELLGRLLPRHLEIIYRINDEFLVAVRERFGDDEMLVRNMSIIAEHPVRSVRMAYLATVAGAKVNGVAELHSQLLRDKVLSDFDAFFPGKFTNVTNGVTPRRFLRLANPELSSLITAAIGDGWVTDLERLRELEPFAEDTEFRAAFAGVKAANKRRLSEVLRERDGIEISDGHMLDVMVKRLHEYKRQLLKVLHIVTTYEGVVSGRIAVTEVVPRTAIFGAKAAPGYAMAKHIIHLINAVGEVVNTDPRIEGRLKVVFPPNYNVTLAERVIPAADLSEQISLAGKEASGTGNMKFALNGALTVGTDDGANVEIRELVGDDHFFLFGMSEPEVEALSTRGYRPQEFYQADEGLRRAIDLIASGAFSRGDRSVFEPVVSNLLYEDRFMVLADYASYIGAQGKVDAAYADQDAWTRSAILNVARTGFFSSDRSIRDYIDRIWHTAPLI; this is encoded by the coding sequence GTGATCGCTCCGCCGAGCACCGCAGACGAGTTCGCCAAGCGCTTCCTGCACAACCTCAACTTCGACCGGGGCGTCGCCCTGTCGGCATCCAGCGCGAACGATCGCTACCTCGCTCTCGCACACACCGTGCGCGACTACCTGATGGCACGCTGGCTCGAAGACGTGCGGCACCAGAAGGAGGTGCAGGCGAAGGGGGTCTGCTACCTCTCGGCCGAGTACCTGCTGGGGCGTCAGCTCGACAACAACCTTCTTGCGGCCGATCTCACCGAGGTCGCGGCCGAAGCGCTCGCCTCATGCGGCGTCTCGCTCGATGAGCTGCGTGCTCACGAGGTCGAGCCCGGCCTCGGCAACGGCGGACTCGGGCGCCTCGCGGCCTGCTTCATCGACTCGCTCGCCACGATGGCGGTGCCGAGCATCGGCTACGGCATCCGCTACGAATACGGCATCTTCCGCCAGACGTTCGTCGATGGCCGGCAGGTCGAGCAACCCGACGCCTGGCTCGCGCTGGGCTCGCCGTGGGAGTTCGCGCGCCCCGAAGACGCGCAGACCATCGCCTTCGGCGGTCACACCGAGAAGTACGACGATGAGGGCGTCACCCGCAGCCGATGGGTGCCTGCGTGGAACGTGCAGGCCGTGCCGTACAACTACATGGTCCCGGGGTTCCAGAACGGCCGCGTCAACACGCTGCGACTGTGGAGTGCCGTCGCCACCAGCGCTTTCGACCTGCGCATCTTCAACTCGGGCGACTACGAAGAGGCGGTGCGTGCGCAGACCTACGCCGAGAACATCTCGAAGGTGCTCTATCCCGAAGACTCCACCCCGCAGGGCAAAGAGCTGCGTCTGCAGCAGCAGTACTTCTTCGTGGCCGCCTCGATCCACGACTTCCTCGACAACATGCTCGCCGACGGCTTCGACCTCGCGAACCTTCCCGACCGCGTCATCTTCCAGCTCAACGACACTCACCCGGTGATCGCCGTGCCCGAGTTCATGCGCGTGCTCATCGACGAGAAGCACCTCGAGTGGGATGCCGCGTGGGCGATCACCCAGCGGTGCTTCGCCTATACCTGCCACACGCTGCTGCCCGAGGCGCTCGAGGTGTGGCCGGTCGAGCTGCTCGGCCGGCTGCTGCCCCGTCACCTCGAGATCATCTACCGCATCAACGACGAGTTCCTCGTGGCGGTGCGTGAGCGATTCGGCGACGACGAGATGCTGGTGCGCAACATGTCGATCATCGCCGAGCATCCCGTGCGGTCCGTGCGCATGGCATACCTCGCGACCGTCGCCGGCGCGAAGGTCAACGGCGTCGCCGAGCTGCACTCGCAGCTGCTGCGGGACAAGGTGCTCAGCGACTTCGACGCGTTCTTCCCCGGCAAGTTCACCAATGTCACGAACGGCGTCACGCCGCGACGGTTCCTGCGCCTCGCCAATCCTGAGCTGTCGTCACTCATCACCGCCGCGATCGGCGACGGCTGGGTCACCGACCTCGAGCGTCTGCGCGAACTCGAGCCGTTCGCAGAAGATACCGAGTTCCGAGCCGCGTTCGCCGGGGTCAAGGCCGCGAACAAGAGGCGTCTCAGCGAGGTGCTGCGCGAGCGCGACGGCATCGAGATCAGCGACGGCCACATGCTCGACGTCATGGTCAAGCGGCTGCACGAGTACAAGCGCCAGCTGCTGAAGGTGCTGCACATCGTCACGACCTACGAGGGCGTGGTCTCGGGCCGCATCGCGGTGACGGAGGTCGTTCCTCGCACCGCGATCTTCGGCGCGAAGGCGGCCCCGGGGTATGCGATGGCGAAGCACATCATCCATCTCATCAACGCGGTCGGAGAGGTCGTGAACACCGACCCGCGCATCGAGGGCCGGCTGAAGGTCGTCTTCCCGCCGAACTACAACGTGACCCTGGCCGAGCGCGTGATCCCTGCGGCAGACCTGTCGGAGCAGATCTCCCTCGCCGGCAAAGAGGCGTCGGGCACAGGCAACATGAAGTTCGCCCTGAACGGCGCGCTCACCGTCGGCACCGATGACGGGGCGAACGTCGAGATCCGCGAGCTCGTCGGCGACGACCACTTCTTCCTCTTCGGCATGAGCGAGCCCGAAGTCGAGGCGCTCAGCACCCGCGGCTATCGACCCCAGGAGTTCTACCAGGCCGACGAGGGCCTGCGGCGGGCCATCGACCTGATCGCATCCGGTGCGTTCTCGCGTGGCGACCGCTCGGTGTTCGAGCCCGTCGTCTCGAACCTGCTCTACGAAGATCGCTTCATGGTGCTCGCCGACTATGCGTCGTACATCGGTGCGCAAGGAAAGGTCGATGCCGCATACGCCGACCAGGATGCGTGGACCCGCTCGGCGATCCTCAACGTCGCCCGCACCGGGTTCTTCTCGTCCGACCGCTCGATCCGCGACTACATCGACCGGATCTGGCACACCGCGCCCCTGATCTGA
- a CDS encoding MerR family transcriptional regulator: MTGREWSIQEIARLAGTTSRTLRHYDDVGLLPPSRIAHNGYRHYDEAALVRLQRILLLRELGLGLPQIAEVLNPTTARQSEESALETHLALLREEQNRLARQIASVENTINALRGGEELMAENMFDGFDHTQYKEEVEQRWGRKTYADSDRWWRGMTDAERADWQQRVSDLGRDWIAAAESGIDPASDEAQDIARRHVEWLTGIPGTPAAVPDGDVKAYVIGLGEMYVADPRFGANYATSAGGAHGAEFVRDALRIYAEGHL, from the coding sequence ATGACAGGTCGTGAGTGGTCGATCCAAGAGATCGCCCGACTCGCGGGCACCACCAGCAGAACGCTGCGTCACTATGACGACGTCGGCCTGTTGCCGCCCTCGCGCATCGCGCACAACGGCTATCGCCACTACGACGAGGCGGCTCTCGTGCGCCTGCAGCGCATTCTGCTGCTGCGCGAGCTCGGGCTCGGACTGCCGCAGATCGCCGAGGTGCTGAACCCGACGACTGCGCGGCAGAGCGAGGAGTCGGCTCTCGAGACGCACCTCGCGCTGCTGCGCGAGGAGCAGAACCGGCTGGCGCGCCAGATCGCGTCGGTCGAGAACACCATCAACGCATTGAGAGGAGGTGAAGAACTCATGGCAGAGAACATGTTCGACGGTTTCGACCACACCCAGTACAAGGAGGAGGTCGAGCAGCGCTGGGGTCGCAAGACCTACGCCGACAGCGACCGTTGGTGGCGCGGGATGACCGACGCCGAACGCGCCGACTGGCAGCAGCGCGTCTCCGACCTCGGTCGGGACTGGATCGCCGCCGCTGAGAGCGGCATCGACCCGGCATCCGACGAGGCTCAGGACATCGCCCGTCGCCACGTCGAGTGGCTCACCGGCATCCCGGGTACTCCCGCGGCCGTGCCGGACGGCGACGTCAAGGCCTACGTCATCGGCCTCGGCGAGATGTACGTCGCGGACCCGCGTTTCGGCGCGAACTACGCGACGTCCGCCGGGGGCGCGCACGGAGCGGAGTTCGTCCGCGACGCACTCCGCATCTACGCGGAGGGCCACCTGTGA
- a CDS encoding DUF4097 family beta strand repeat-containing protein, whose translation MTEKWLIAPGEERVIDIENVTRLKIGLVGGQVDVIAHDEPGVRIEVHGVTTKDLRIEARDGEVEIDHPQLGWDNFLEVFRNFGSGGPKAEVSVAVPRSIALNLGVVSAGALVSGIRNDARLNTVSGDIIVDTLIGDLSVNSVSGDVQVRGLTGSITANSVSGDVAVTGTVRKATVDIVSGSTLVDAAGDVNTININSVSGGSTVRLDESLAANYVIRSLSGRLLIDGVERGSSGINNYTGSTGELAGRFVDLRANSVSGGVTVLRRTPASIADDAEWEA comes from the coding sequence ATGACCGAGAAGTGGCTCATCGCCCCGGGCGAAGAACGCGTGATCGACATCGAGAACGTCACCCGACTGAAGATCGGTCTGGTCGGCGGACAGGTCGACGTCATCGCGCACGACGAACCCGGCGTCCGCATCGAAGTGCACGGCGTCACCACCAAAGACCTCCGCATCGAGGCGCGCGACGGCGAGGTCGAGATCGACCACCCGCAGCTCGGCTGGGACAACTTCCTCGAGGTGTTCCGCAACTTCGGCTCCGGCGGCCCCAAGGCAGAGGTCAGCGTCGCGGTCCCTCGGTCGATCGCCCTCAACCTCGGCGTCGTCAGCGCCGGCGCCCTGGTCTCGGGCATCCGCAACGACGCTCGCCTCAACACCGTCTCGGGCGACATCATCGTCGACACGCTCATCGGCGATCTGTCGGTCAACTCGGTCTCGGGTGACGTGCAGGTGCGCGGGCTCACGGGCTCGATCACGGCGAACAGCGTCTCGGGAGACGTGGCCGTCACCGGGACGGTGCGCAAGGCCACGGTCGACATCGTCTCGGGCTCGACGCTCGTCGACGCCGCCGGCGACGTGAACACGATCAACATCAACTCGGTGTCGGGCGGCAGCACGGTGCGTCTCGACGAGTCGCTCGCGGCGAACTACGTGATCCGCTCGCTCAGCGGCCGCCTGCTGATCGACGGCGTCGAACGAGGATCTTCAGGCATCAACAACTACACCGGATCGACGGGCGAGCTCGCCGGACGCTTCGTCGACCTGCGCGCCAACTCCGTCTCGGGCGGCGTGACCGTGCTGCGACGCACCCCGGCCTCGATCGCAGATGATGCGGAGTGGGAAGCATGA
- a CDS encoding PadR family transcriptional regulator, with the protein MSPAVFSHGDLRLYLLSLLAESPQHGYGIIQALTDRTGGTYTPSAGTIYPRLAKLEEEGLVTKTVDGRTTIYAITDAGRAELASREGDLAGIEAGLTDSVRLIANEVRQSVKEAMKSLRADLATAEKDDRAASKSRPRSAGDDERIVSREEMHRADAIINAFRARVRTDLRTHVAQGGALPASVVSDLEDGLDAAARGITTALASLGR; encoded by the coding sequence ATGAGTCCCGCAGTCTTCTCGCACGGTGATCTCAGGCTCTACCTGCTGTCGCTGCTCGCCGAATCGCCCCAGCACGGCTACGGCATCATCCAGGCACTGACCGATCGCACGGGCGGAACCTACACGCCGAGCGCCGGCACCATCTACCCGCGACTCGCGAAGCTCGAGGAAGAGGGCCTGGTCACCAAGACCGTCGACGGCCGCACCACGATCTACGCGATCACGGATGCCGGACGCGCCGAGCTCGCGTCCCGCGAAGGTGACCTCGCGGGCATCGAGGCGGGGCTCACCGACTCTGTGCGGCTGATCGCCAACGAGGTGCGCCAGAGCGTCAAAGAGGCGATGAAGAGCCTGCGTGCCGATCTCGCCACCGCCGAGAAAGACGACCGCGCAGCATCCAAGTCGCGCCCGCGAAGCGCGGGAGACGACGAACGCATCGTGAGTCGCGAAGAGATGCACAGGGCCGATGCCATCATCAACGCCTTCCGCGCACGGGTGCGCACGGATCTGCGCACGCACGTCGCCCAGGGCGGCGCCCTTCCCGCATCGGTCGTCTCAGACCTGGAAGACGGACTGGATGCCGCGGCTCGCGGCATCACCACGGCATTGGCGTCTCTCGGTCGCTGA
- the purF gene encoding amidophosphoribosyltransferase yields MCGIVGMVGSAPVNQDIYDALLLLQHRGQDATGIATAEANGVMHNAKAQGMVREAFRTRDMRGLLGNVGLGHVRYATKGTASNEEEMQPFYVNAPYGIILIHNGNLTNTRELTADMAKRDRRHLNSSSDTELLLNVLAGELQNTTSTVDLDADRVFEAVARTHERIEGAYAVIAVIAGYGLLAFRDPFGIRPLILGRRPSTVAGSEGRDEWVVASESLVLENADYEVVREVEPGEAIFITNEGELHSRQCATEAVLAPCAFEYVYLARPDSVMNGVSVYESRLRMGDKLADTIAKHVPMDKIDVVMPIPDSARPAAMEVARKLGIEYREGFYKNRYVGRTFIMPGQAVRKKSVRQKLNAMSTEFQGKNVLLIDDSIVRGTTSKQIIQMARDAGATSVTFASAAPPVRHPHVYGINMPSRHELIAHGRTIPEIAQELGCDHLVYQEVDDLKAAITEGSVLSDLDMSCFDGRYVTGTVSDEYLAWVEGSQTS; encoded by the coding sequence ATGTGCGGCATCGTCGGAATGGTGGGCTCTGCCCCGGTCAATCAGGACATCTACGACGCACTCCTGCTGCTGCAGCACCGCGGCCAGGATGCGACGGGCATCGCCACCGCCGAGGCGAACGGTGTGATGCACAACGCCAAGGCGCAGGGCATGGTGCGCGAGGCGTTCCGCACGCGTGACATGCGGGGCCTGCTCGGCAACGTCGGGCTCGGTCACGTGCGATACGCGACGAAGGGCACGGCCTCGAACGAAGAGGAGATGCAGCCGTTCTACGTGAACGCGCCGTACGGCATCATCCTCATCCACAACGGCAACCTGACCAACACGCGCGAGCTCACGGCCGACATGGCCAAGCGCGATCGCCGTCACCTGAACTCCTCGAGCGACACCGAGCTGCTGCTCAATGTGCTCGCCGGTGAGCTGCAGAACACCACGTCGACGGTCGACCTCGATGCCGATCGCGTCTTCGAAGCCGTCGCGCGCACGCATGAGCGCATCGAGGGCGCCTACGCCGTGATCGCCGTGATCGCCGGATACGGTCTGCTCGCGTTCCGCGACCCGTTCGGCATCCGCCCGCTCATCCTCGGACGCCGGCCATCGACCGTCGCCGGTTCCGAAGGCCGCGACGAGTGGGTCGTGGCGAGCGAGTCGCTGGTGCTCGAGAACGCCGACTACGAGGTCGTGCGCGAGGTCGAGCCGGGCGAGGCGATCTTCATCACGAACGAGGGCGAGCTGCACAGTCGGCAATGCGCCACCGAGGCCGTGCTCGCGCCGTGCGCATTCGAGTACGTGTATCTCGCGCGTCCCGACTCTGTCATGAACGGCGTCTCGGTCTACGAGTCGCGCCTGCGCATGGGCGACAAGCTGGCCGACACCATCGCCAAGCATGTGCCCATGGACAAGATCGACGTCGTCATGCCGATCCCCGACTCCGCGCGTCCTGCTGCCATGGAGGTCGCGCGCAAGCTCGGCATCGAATACCGCGAGGGCTTCTACAAGAACCGCTACGTCGGCCGCACCTTCATCATGCCCGGCCAGGCCGTGCGCAAGAAGAGCGTGCGTCAGAAGCTGAACGCCATGTCGACCGAGTTCCAGGGCAAGAACGTGCTCCTGATCGACGACTCGATCGTGCGCGGCACGACCTCGAAGCAGATCATCCAGATGGCCCGTGACGCAGGTGCCACGTCGGTGACGTTCGCCTCTGCGGCGCCCCCCGTGCGGCATCCGCACGTCTACGGCATCAACATGCCCTCGCGGCACGAGCTGATCGCGCACGGCCGCACGATTCCCGAGATCGCTCAGGAGCTGGGCTGCGACCACCTGGTCTATCAAGAGGTGGATGACCTGAAGGCCGCGATCACCGAGGGCTCCGTGCTCAGTGATCTCGACATGAGCTGCTTCGACGGTCGGTACGTCACCGGAACCGTCTCCGACGAGTACCTCGCGTGGGTGGAGGGGTCGCAGACATCGTGA
- a CDS encoding MOSC N-terminal beta barrel domain-containing protein: MARVVSLYRHPVKGLTPESVDSMTVQPDGRIAGDRVLAFRFADAAIPEVHDGLDHWPKAKGLSLQDFPALATLKTTYDDRSRTVRIDLDGSPLVEAGLDDAGRAELADAVADFVLATPEGRRLRRPGRLPLVVVGDGITSRFQDRARGYVSVHSRASVNALGDALGLGIDDRRFRSNIVIDDAGPWSELDWNGTVTVGQVAFEAAGPIVRCLATHANPDTGVRDAKVLTTLTGALGQDEPTLGRLLLPGADSGAQDSWAGGIISVGDEVHIGA; the protein is encoded by the coding sequence ATGGCTCGTGTCGTCTCTCTCTACCGCCACCCCGTCAAAGGGCTCACCCCCGAGTCCGTCGACTCGATGACGGTGCAGCCCGATGGTCGCATCGCCGGCGACCGCGTGCTCGCCTTCCGTTTCGCCGACGCTGCGATTCCCGAGGTTCACGACGGGCTCGACCACTGGCCGAAGGCGAAGGGCCTGTCGCTGCAGGACTTCCCTGCGCTGGCCACGCTGAAGACGACCTACGACGATCGGTCTCGCACCGTACGGATCGACCTCGACGGATCGCCCCTCGTCGAGGCGGGACTCGATGACGCGGGTCGCGCCGAACTGGCGGATGCCGTGGCGGACTTCGTCCTCGCCACGCCCGAGGGGCGCCGTCTGCGACGCCCGGGCCGACTGCCGCTGGTCGTGGTCGGCGATGGCATCACCTCTCGGTTCCAGGATCGCGCGCGCGGGTATGTGTCGGTGCACAGCCGCGCGAGCGTGAACGCCCTCGGTGACGCGCTCGGCCTCGGGATCGACGACCGACGATTCCGCTCGAACATCGTCATCGACGATGCCGGGCCCTGGTCCGAACTCGACTGGAACGGCACGGTGACCGTCGGACAGGTCGCCTTCGAGGCGGCCGGACCGATCGTGCGGTGCCTCGCGACGCATGCCAACCCCGACACCGGCGTTCGCGACGCCAAGGTGCTGACCACGCTCACAGGCGCGCTCGGGCAGGACGAGCCCACTCTCGGCCGTCTCCTGCTGCCCGGCGCCGACTCCGGTGCGCAGGACTCCTGGGCGGGCGGCATCATCAGCGTCGGCGACGAGGTGCACATCGGCGCGTGA